Sequence from the Panicum virgatum strain AP13 chromosome 5N, P.virgatum_v5, whole genome shotgun sequence genome:
ACTTTGACACCTATTGCTGGGCTTCTGTTCGCAGGTTGGCCTCATTGCTGTAAATGACGGGATTATCCTTCGCAATCATATTTCACGGATCCTTCAACGCCACttcaaaggaaagccctattaTGTTGATCTCATTGATTTGTTCAATGAGGTAATACTATCTTCTGACATAAGCATAGGTTCATGCAAAACTTACTGAATTCTTCTAAACAATGACTGACTCTCTTTTTACATTTGTAGGTTGAGTTCAAGACTGCTTCAGGGCAGTTGTTGGATCTTATCACTACTCATGAGGGTGAAAAGGACCTAAGTAAATATAACTTGACGATGTAAGCATTTAAACACAGCAGCAGTAACGCAATTCACATGCTTTGCTTCCTTGCATGATTTATTGCATATATCTTGGTAACCACATGTAGTAAAAGAAAATCTTTACCACTGCCTGTGTAGTTCCAGAATGAGGTATCATTATTTGTTTGGTACCTGAAACTTGGGATATCATATTTTTTAttgctattttttttattgattTGCATTTTGCAGTCACCGACGCATTGTTCAGTACAAGACAGCCTACTATTCATTTTATCTCCCTGTAAGAGATATAATTCCATATGTTCCTTTTAATTGGGGATGGTAATCATAGTATTTAACTAGATGTCTCTCGTGACAATATTCTACTACATTCAAGGTTGCATGTGCACTGCTGCTGGCTGGTGAGAACTTGGATAACTTTGGTGATGTAAAGAACATTCTTGTTGAAATGGGAACATATTTTCAAGTCCAGGTAATGATCTTGTTGCTTCTAGGTGGAATGTTATGAATTGTCTGTACTCTATATTGAACTACATCTGATTAATCATATTTCTCTACAGGATGATTATCTAGATTGTTTTGGTGATCCTGAATTCATTGGCAAGGTTAGCACTTGCACCTTTTAGTTTTACTAATTTAAATGGGTGTAACTGTGGGGCAGATTGCAGTCAAGGTCCTATTTTCTTTAGTTTATGTTCTTATCAACATGAACTCTTATCACAGATCGGAACTGATATTGAAGACTACAAGTGTTCTTGGTTAGTTGTGCAAGCTCTTGAACGTACTGATGAGGACCAAAAGAAAATCCTATTTGTAAGTACTTTTACCTTGATCCATTTTCGGAACAAAGAAGATAGTATCTAAACTCTACTCCCCTTATGTCTGGTCAACAGGAAAATTATGGGAAGTCCGATCCAGCATGTGTTGCAAAGGTGAAAGACTTGTACAAAGAGCTTAATCTGGTGGTATGTCCTGACCGTTATGTTCTTATCATTTACAGTGAAGTCAGCATGTAAAATTCACGGATAGCAGCATAAGCCATAATACAGACAGACTCTGTCGCACAGTGTCTCTGACGCCTTAGTGAACAACAATATTCGCGTTATCTATAATAAACTATAAAAATCTAACACCTTATGCAATTGGTTTGGCTCAATATGTTGAAACAACATCCAAATTTTGCGTTTGCCTGTGGCAGAA
This genomic interval carries:
- the LOC120675363 gene encoding farnesyl pyrophosphate synthase-like isoform X1, producing MATAGVAVANGSGGADTRAAFKEIYSTLKEEMLEDPAFEFTDESLQWIDRMVDYNVLGGKCNRGLSVIDSYKILKGVDVLSKEETFLACTLGWCIEWLQAYFLVLDDIMDNSQTRRGQPCWFRVPQVGLIAVNDGIILRNHISRILQRHFKGKPYYVDLIDLFNEVEFKTASGQLLDLITTHEGEKDLSKYNLTIHRRIVQYKTAYYSFYLPVACALLLAGENLDNFGDVKNILVEMGTYFQVQDDYLDCFGDPEFIGKIGTDIEDYKCSWLVVQALERTDEDQKKILFENYGKSDPACVAKVKDLYKELNLVEVFHEYERESYNKLTADIEAQPNKTVQTVLKSFLHKIYKRDK
- the LOC120675363 gene encoding farnesyl pyrophosphate synthase-like isoform X2, yielding MATAGVAVANGSGGADTRAAFKEIYSTLKEEMLEDPAFEFTDESLQWIDRMVDYNVLGGKCNRGLSVIDSYKILKGVDVLSKEETFLACTLGWCIEWLQAYFLVLDDIMDNSQTRRGQPCWFRVPQVGLIAVNDGIILRNHISRILQRHFKGKPYYVDLIDLFNEVEFKTASGQLLDLITTHEGEKDLSKYNLTIHRRIVQYKTAYYSFYLPVACALLLAGENLDNFGDVKNILVEMGTYFQVQDDYLDCFGDPEFIGKIGTDIEDYKCSWLVVQALERTDEDQKKILFENYGKSDPACVAKVKDLYKELNLV